A single genomic interval of Romboutsia ilealis harbors:
- a CDS encoding pyridoxamine kinase codes for MKKIAAINDLSGIGRCSLSVALPIISALKIQCCPFPTSILSSQTGYPKFTFLDLTNEMTNYYKVWKDLNVNFDCIYSGFLGSIAQIDIVSNFIKENPNAFVVVDPIMGDNGALYPIFNEESCLKIKELVKLSNLTTPNLTEACFLTGRDITKHDFTRNEIIEIAKDISKLGPDKVIITGILEGDSISNMAYDKTTDEIFFTSIKYNHCSYSGTGDIFTSILCAMICRGFDLVYCVNTATNYIYKVVEYSAKFNNDRNDGIRFEQFLSDLTKI; via the coding sequence TTGAAAAAAATAGCTGCAATAAATGATTTGTCAGGAATCGGTAGATGTTCATTATCAGTTGCTTTACCTATAATATCAGCATTAAAAATTCAGTGCTGTCCTTTTCCAACATCTATACTTTCTAGTCAGACAGGCTATCCTAAATTTACCTTTTTAGACTTAACTAATGAAATGACTAATTATTATAAAGTATGGAAAGATTTAAATGTAAATTTTGATTGTATATATAGCGGCTTTTTAGGATCTATAGCTCAAATAGATATTGTTTCTAATTTTATAAAAGAGAATCCTAATGCTTTTGTTGTTGTAGACCCAATAATGGGAGATAATGGAGCATTATATCCTATATTTAATGAAGAATCATGTCTTAAAATTAAAGAGCTAGTTAAATTATCTAACTTAACTACTCCTAACTTAACAGAGGCATGCTTTTTGACTGGAAGAGATATAACTAAACATGATTTTACACGTAATGAAATTATAGAAATAGCTAAAGATATTTCTAAATTAGGGCCTGACAAAGTTATAATAACTGGAATACTAGAAGGAGATAGTATTTCAAATATGGCATACGATAAAACTACTGATGAAATATTTTTTACATCTATAAAATATAATCACTGCTCTTATAGTGGAACAGGTGACATATTTACCTCTATACTCTGTGCTATGATATGTAGAGGATTTGATTTAGTATATTGTGTTAATACTGCAACTAATTATATATATAAAGTAGTTGAGTATAGTGCTAAGTTTAATAATGATAGAAACGATGGCATAAGATTTGAACAGTTTTTAAGCGATTTAACAAAAATTTAG
- a CDS encoding YlbF family regulator — protein MNINQFSKEVASFIKNTDEFKAMNKSKLELDKNRNLKRQFDMYINKKNNLYSNYSLEDASKKVNQLNRDYNDFFNLPMVSNYIQKTKEFNNMMENFYKLIEKELLK, from the coding sequence ATGAACATAAATCAATTCTCAAAAGAGGTAGCATCATTTATAAAAAATACAGATGAATTCAAAGCTATGAATAAAAGCAAATTGGAATTAGATAAAAACAGAAACTTAAAAAGGCAATTTGATATGTATATTAATAAAAAAAATAACCTATATTCAAATTACTCGTTAGAAGATGCTTCTAAAAAGGTTAATCAATTAAATAGAGATTATAACGATTTTTTTAATTTACCTATGGTATCAAATTATATACAAAAAACAAAAGAATTTAATAATATGATGGAAAATTTCTATAAATTAATAGAAAAAGAACTGTTAAAGTAG
- a CDS encoding M42 family metallopeptidase — MENNYFDSKILEEILNIPSPTGYTKNMLNYLQKELDNMNLEYKISNKGALLATIKGKDSNKSITFSAHIDTLGAIVSQVKSNSRLSINQIGGYMMNSVEGENVIIHTRNGKKYEGTLQTIKPSIHIDGNDAKDLKRDCKNYEIVIDEQVSEPQDVYNLGIEVGNIVSFDTRTRITKSGFIKSRYLDDKASVAAILHVIRYIKLNDIKPKCDINFLFSNYEEVGHGASSFIPDNTVEFIAVDMGCPGENQNSSEYDVCICTKDSNGPYDYELINKLVDTCKENNINYKLDIYPNYGSDATAALKAGMDARFALIGPGIFASHGYERTHISSIIETEKLIISYIKS; from the coding sequence ATGGAAAATAATTATTTTGATTCAAAAATATTAGAAGAAATTTTAAATATTCCAAGTCCAACAGGATATACAAAAAATATGTTAAATTACCTACAGAAAGAATTAGATAATATGAATTTAGAATATAAAATATCTAATAAAGGAGCTTTACTTGCAACTATTAAAGGAAAAGATTCAAATAAAAGTATAACATTTTCAGCACATATAGATACATTAGGAGCAATAGTATCACAAGTAAAGTCAAATTCGCGTTTATCTATTAACCAAATAGGTGGATATATGATGAACTCAGTAGAAGGAGAAAATGTAATTATTCATACGAGAAATGGTAAGAAATATGAGGGAACTTTGCAAACTATAAAGCCTTCTATTCATATTGATGGAAATGATGCTAAGGATTTAAAGAGGGATTGTAAAAATTATGAAATAGTGATAGATGAACAAGTAAGTGAACCTCAAGATGTGTATAATTTAGGAATAGAAGTAGGTAATATAGTATCATTTGATACTAGAACAAGGATAACTAAATCAGGTTTTATAAAATCAAGATATTTAGATGATAAGGCATCTGTAGCAGCCATATTGCATGTCATAAGATACATAAAATTAAATGATATAAAACCTAAATGTGATATAAATTTTTTATTCAGTAATTATGAAGAAGTTGGTCATGGTGCATCAAGCTTTATTCCAGACAATACGGTAGAATTTATAGCAGTAGATATGGGATGTCCAGGGGAAAATCAAAATTCATCTGAGTATGATGTTTGTATATGTACGAAAGATTCAAATGGGCCTTATGATTATGAATTAATAAATAAACTTGTAGATACATGTAAGGAAAATAATATCAATTATAAATTAGATATATATCCAAATTATGGGTCAGATGCAACTGCAGCATTAAAAGCTGGCATGGATGCTAGATTTGCTTTAATTGGTCCAGGGATTTTTGCATCACATGGGTACGAAAGAACGCATATAAGTTCTATAATAGAAACTGAAAAGCTAATAATAAGTTATATAAAATCATAG
- a CDS encoding nucleoside recognition domain-containing protein: protein MENISKEIESKDIKMKNFFEIVKIVIYSTIGIIIFFIPVTVDNQTKTILHHIAYRLQVNYRGLLQLCTIIYITIGIIKSLLVNHKSNLKKIYSYFSIFSIFIVINIFYDKYSIVLLDDNISLILEETILNLITLLPLSAIFITFILDFGLLDIVEAYCHKSMKKLFNLSGKSVLNIIMYIFNDYFCGYFMTNLLYKKGRIRQREACTILLNFSIASISISNYISEELNLNKINFFILSIFILFLVNTILCRMYPINKKKKSYYIKTSYKESYFKNDKLINSIKKHIQNKEDINVFKSIIRNFEESIHIIISVIPNLVLIMYLGNIIINNMDIVYNLKFIFSYILEILRFNNIDEISRFLINGFFNDVIAIDLLNKNIGYTSKLLIGIICVLKCTSITTNILYLQITNIPINKIEFLASYILRIILILLISYIIFYLYNIYTI from the coding sequence ATGGAGAATATATCTAAAGAGATTGAATCAAAAGATATAAAAATGAAAAATTTTTTTGAGATAGTGAAGATTGTAATCTATTCTACAATAGGGATAATAATATTTTTTATACCTGTTACTGTAGATAATCAGACGAAAACTATACTACATCATATTGCATATAGACTACAAGTAAATTATAGAGGTTTGTTGCAACTTTGCACAATAATATATATAACAATAGGAATTATTAAATCGTTATTAGTAAACCATAAAAGTAATTTAAAGAAAATATATTCATACTTTAGCATCTTTAGTATATTTATAGTAATAAATATATTTTATGATAAATACTCAATAGTATTATTAGATGATAATATATCTTTAATACTAGAGGAAACTATATTAAATTTAATTACATTATTGCCGTTAAGTGCTATATTTATAACATTTATATTAGATTTCGGTCTTTTAGATATAGTAGAGGCATATTGTCATAAATCAATGAAAAAATTATTCAATTTAAGTGGTAAAAGCGTATTAAATATAATTATGTATATATTTAATGATTATTTTTGTGGTTATTTTATGACCAACCTATTGTATAAGAAAGGGAGAATAAGACAAAGGGAAGCGTGTACTATATTATTAAACTTTTCTATAGCTTCAATTTCAATTAGTAATTATATATCAGAAGAACTTAATCTAAACAAGATAAACTTTTTTATTTTATCTATTTTTATATTATTTTTAGTCAATACTATATTATGCAGAATGTACCCAATAAATAAAAAGAAAAAATCATACTATATAAAGACGAGTTACAAAGAGTCATATTTTAAAAATGATAAATTAATCAATTCTATAAAAAAGCATATTCAGAATAAAGAAGATATAAACGTATTTAAATCCATAATAAGAAATTTTGAAGAATCAATACATATAATAATTAGCGTAATTCCTAATTTAGTACTAATAATGTATTTAGGAAATATAATAATAAATAATATGGATATTGTATATAATTTAAAATTTATTTTTTCTTATATTTTAGAGATCTTAAGATTTAATAATATAGATGAAATAAGTAGATTTTTAATAAATGGATTTTTTAATGATGTAATAGCAATAGACTTATTAAACAAAAATATAGGATATACAAGTAAATTATTAATAGGAATAATATGCGTATTAAAATGTACAAGTATCACTACTAATATTTTATATTTACAAATTACTAATATTCCTATAAATAAAATAGAATTTTTAGCTTCATATATACTAAGAATAATATTAATCCTACTCATATCATATATAATATTTTATTTATACAATATATATACTATTTAA
- a CDS encoding MGDG synthase family glycosyltransferase, translating into MSINNKTILILTAQFGAGHISAAKAIKDYILEKYSDSNILIENFIDASLPIMNKPMVKFYENNTKYTPGLYNYYYYFKKSFDPRHDISHKLYTPKLIEYILKVNPDLIISTFPLAAACVYNFKEKYNHINIPTLTVITDVVDSLEWVYPNTDMYFVPSCEIKNRFVQKGIHPSKIKVTGVPISKNFNVNSKDITSGKYKLLLLGGGRGLFDVSEEFMYWIDNFIENYKENLEITIVTGSNSKLYSNLTEKKPLNNIKVLGFINNMYELLEESDLIITKPGGATLFEAIYANTPVIVKSPKVGQEIENAKFIIDKGIGLIYNDEKDLEDIFTKIVDEKFEPLIVFMKDNMSEFRKSIHPDKICEYISEIINNKS; encoded by the coding sequence ATGAGCATTAATAATAAAACAATATTAATCCTTACCGCTCAATTTGGAGCAGGTCATATAAGCGCTGCAAAGGCTATAAAGGATTATATTCTTGAAAAATATAGTGATTCAAATATACTTATTGAAAATTTTATAGATGCTAGCCTGCCTATTATGAATAAGCCTATGGTTAAATTTTATGAAAATAATACTAAGTATACACCTGGATTATACAATTACTATTATTATTTTAAAAAATCTTTTGACCCTAGACATGATATATCACATAAATTATATACACCTAAACTTATAGAATACATACTTAAAGTTAATCCTGATTTAATTATATCTACATTCCCACTTGCGGCTGCTTGTGTCTATAATTTTAAAGAAAAGTACAATCATATAAATATCCCTACATTAACTGTTATAACCGATGTTGTAGATAGTTTAGAATGGGTTTACCCTAATACAGATATGTACTTTGTTCCTTCGTGCGAAATAAAAAATAGATTTGTGCAAAAAGGTATACATCCTAGTAAAATCAAAGTAACTGGCGTACCAATCAGTAAAAACTTTAATGTTAATAGCAAAGATATAACCTCAGGAAAATATAAATTATTATTACTAGGTGGTGGTAGAGGTTTATTTGATGTAAGCGAAGAGTTTATGTATTGGATAGATAACTTTATTGAAAATTATAAAGAAAATTTAGAGATTACAATAGTTACAGGTAGTAACTCTAAATTATATAGCAATCTTACAGAAAAAAAGCCACTTAATAACATTAAAGTTTTAGGCTTTATAAATAACATGTATGAACTATTAGAAGAAAGTGACTTGATAATAACAAAACCTGGAGGTGCTACTTTATTCGAGGCTATATATGCTAATACGCCTGTTATAGTTAAATCTCCTAAAGTAGGTCAAGAAATAGAAAATGCGAAATTCATAATCGATAAAGGAATTGGTCTAATTTATAATGATGAAAAAGATTTAGAAGATATATTTACTAAAATAGTTGATGAGAAATTTGAACCATTAATAGTTTTTATGAAAGATAATATGAGTGAATTTAGAAAATCAATACATCCGGATAAAATCTGTGAATATATATCTGAAATAATAAATAACAAGAGCTAA
- a CDS encoding M23 family metallopeptidase, which produces MKKYISFLIVFVSLVLGFSICKKDDFNVYAIEVENKIDLLIENKEIQKKLSLEIENLQNEINLIEESENNNNNQVEVVTVSFIQESIASKEYIEETELESLVKKKSELVDKLQDYTIESIKLEKQIEEEKKEELSLNNTEYLKGLWPVKSYKEISSPFGDRIHPITGKQSFHKGIDIPAPQDTDIISCDDGIVSFSGVMNGYGNVIKIKHFDGKETLYAHNNSNIVEEGDIVKAGQVIAKVGTTGNSTGNHLHFETIINNENINPINVVN; this is translated from the coding sequence ATGAAAAAATATATAAGTTTTTTAATAGTATTCGTAAGTTTAGTTTTAGGATTTTCTATTTGTAAAAAAGATGATTTTAATGTATATGCTATTGAAGTAGAAAATAAGATAGACTTACTAATTGAAAATAAAGAGATTCAAAAAAAATTAAGCTTAGAAATTGAAAATTTACAAAATGAAATTAATTTAATAGAAGAAAGTGAAAATAACAATAATAATCAGGTAGAAGTTGTAACTGTAAGCTTTATACAAGAAAGTATCGCATCAAAAGAGTACATAGAAGAAACTGAGTTAGAAAGTTTAGTAAAAAAGAAATCTGAATTAGTAGATAAGTTACAAGACTATACTATAGAAAGTATTAAATTAGAAAAGCAAATAGAAGAAGAAAAAAAAGAAGAACTTAGTTTAAATAATACTGAATATTTAAAAGGACTATGGCCAGTTAAATCATATAAAGAAATAAGTTCTCCCTTTGGAGACAGGATTCATCCGATTACAGGTAAACAGAGTTTCCATAAAGGTATAGATATACCAGCCCCACAAGATACAGATATAATATCTTGTGATGATGGTATAGTTTCATTCTCAGGAGTAATGAATGGATATGGGAATGTAATTAAAATAAAACACTTTGATGGAAAAGAAACTTTATATGCACATAATAATTCAAATATAGTAGAAGAAGGGGATATAGTTAAAGCCGGACAAGTTATTGCAAAAGTAGGTACGACTGGAAATTCGACAGGAAATCACCTTCATTTTGAAACTATAATAAATAATGAAAATATAAATCCAATAAATGTTGTAAACTAG
- a CDS encoding type I glutamate--ammonia ligase encodes MKGLLYTVEKEKHNEKDLKEILKSNPQIKFVSLMGIDLGGNATDEKIPVELFLEDINDFLESAVQTDGSSVELYNIATLNNAKVDLKPDSDCKWYVDYNMEHIDSELNLPIGTLRIPAFLIHDNKKVCSRGVLQRAEKYFKTSLFEIFEKYPHVINNIGIDSVSDIEDIILTSATELEFWVNTPEDKADLEKLYVSQSLKEQYWKRTHGIIRTCLEKSLIALQNIGVNPEMAHKEVGGINSSISIDGKTNHAMEQLEISWKFSSPLQAADSELIVREVIEDIFTSNGLEVTFKAKPIHGVAGSGGHTHVGASAKLKNGKIVNIFAPKDMKNDYLSELGYGALMGLLRNYEVLNPFVTSTNDGFNRLVPGFEAPVCTVTSLGHSYEVPSRNRSVLVGLIRDIKNPKTVRFELRSPNPLSNTYLVLAGCYQVMLDGIKASAQSKLSTKDLEKELSKGLGEDGFYLERDRMYRDENDVFEHYTMEERNERFSVPPATVYENMQNLEKYKNKLESLKQGNVFTEAIIESFKVGAIKKWKKELSNRIIDDAMDSIRSYSKLHEKENMDALDEVMWNSIADIKFNVMKDTLTRKSLFTQIKEALEAKDYAKASNLQLELKANMEEIQQLYVKYKKNIY; translated from the coding sequence ATGAAAGGTTTATTATATACGGTAGAAAAAGAAAAACATAATGAAAAAGATTTAAAAGAAATCTTAAAGTCAAATCCACAAATAAAATTTGTATCACTTATGGGTATAGATTTAGGTGGAAATGCAACTGATGAAAAAATACCTGTAGAGTTATTCTTAGAAGATATAAATGACTTTTTAGAATCAGCAGTTCAAACAGATGGTTCAAGTGTTGAACTTTACAATATAGCTACTTTAAATAATGCAAAAGTAGATCTAAAGCCAGATTCAGATTGTAAGTGGTATGTAGATTATAATATGGAACATATAGATAGTGAATTAAATTTACCAATAGGTACTCTTAGAATACCAGCATTTTTAATACATGATAATAAGAAAGTATGTTCAAGAGGGGTTTTACAAAGAGCAGAAAAGTATTTTAAGACATCATTATTTGAAATATTTGAAAAATATCCTCATGTTATAAATAACATAGGAATAGATAGTGTATCAGATATAGAAGATATAATATTAACATCAGCTACAGAGTTAGAATTTTGGGTAAATACTCCAGAAGATAAAGCTGATTTAGAAAAGTTATATGTATCTCAAAGTTTAAAAGAGCAGTATTGGAAAAGAACTCATGGTATAATTAGAACTTGTTTAGAGAAAAGTTTAATTGCACTTCAAAATATAGGGGTAAATCCAGAAATGGCTCATAAGGAAGTTGGAGGAATAAACAGTTCTATAAGTATAGATGGGAAGACTAATCACGCTATGGAACAGCTAGAAATATCATGGAAATTTTCATCTCCTCTTCAAGCTGCAGATAGTGAATTAATAGTAAGAGAAGTTATAGAAGATATATTTACATCAAATGGATTAGAAGTTACATTCAAAGCTAAACCAATACATGGAGTTGCTGGTAGTGGAGGTCATACTCATGTTGGTGCTAGTGCAAAGCTTAAGAACGGAAAAATAGTAAATATATTTGCACCAAAAGATATGAAAAATGATTATTTAAGTGAGTTAGGATATGGAGCGCTTATGGGATTACTTCGTAACTATGAAGTATTAAATCCATTTGTAACATCTACAAATGATGGATTTAATAGACTAGTTCCTGGATTTGAAGCACCTGTTTGTACAGTAACTTCATTAGGTCATAGTTATGAAGTACCATCAAGAAATAGATCAGTACTTGTAGGATTAATTAGGGACATAAAAAATCCTAAAACTGTAAGATTTGAATTAAGATCACCAAATCCATTATCAAATACATATTTAGTTTTAGCTGGATGTTATCAAGTTATGTTAGATGGTATAAAGGCTAGTGCGCAAAGTAAATTATCAACTAAAGACCTTGAAAAAGAATTGAGCAAGGGACTAGGGGAAGACGGGTTCTATTTAGAAAGAGATAGAATGTATAGAGATGAAAATGATGTATTTGAGCACTATACTATGGAAGAAAGAAATGAAAGATTCTCAGTTCCACCAGCGACAGTTTACGAAAATATGCAAAATCTTGAAAAGTATAAAAATAAGTTAGAATCCTTAAAACAAGGGAATGTATTTACAGAGGCGATAATAGAATCATTTAAGGTTGGGGCTATAAAGAAATGGAAAAAAGAATTAAGTAATAGGATAATTGATGATGCTATGGATAGCATAAGAAGTTATTCAAAATTACATGAAAAAGAAAATATGGATGCTTTAGATGAAGTTATGTGGAATTCTATAGCTGATATAAAGTTTAATGTAATGAAAGATACATTAACAAGAAAATCTTTATTTACTCAAATAAAGGAAGCATTAGAAGCTAAAGATTATGCGAAAGCTTCAAATTTACAATTAGAATTAAAAGCTAACATGGAAGAAATACAACAATTATACGTAAAATATAAGAAAAATATATATTAA
- a CDS encoding 3'-5' exonuclease, which yields MEYVVFDLEFNQGFDKALNKTVSNEKCPFEIIQIGAIKLDSHFNIIDTFNSYVKPQLYKSIHPFVGKMTGIKSEDVIDAPSFPQVYKDFKKFVSSKKNTVLCVWGTGDLKELFRNIAYYDLPYKTLTKSYINIQHYASIYFNNPAGKSIGLQNAIQILNLDQDKSYHNALNDAYYTAQVFIRIYNPSIVPDVYMYTTVKSSSSKRNNKKQINYDKLFAEFAKILQRDLTKEEKKIIDLAYKMGKTNQFLTESTIYKKR from the coding sequence ATGGAATATGTAGTTTTCGATTTAGAGTTTAATCAAGGATTTGATAAAGCTCTTAATAAAACAGTATCTAATGAAAAATGTCCCTTTGAAATAATTCAAATAGGCGCTATAAAATTAGATTCTCATTTTAATATAATAGATACTTTTAATAGCTATGTTAAACCACAGCTATATAAATCTATTCATCCTTTTGTAGGCAAAATGACTGGAATAAAATCTGAAGATGTTATAGATGCACCTTCATTTCCTCAAGTATATAAAGATTTTAAAAAATTTGTATCTTCAAAGAAAAATACAGTTCTTTGTGTGTGGGGGACTGGAGATTTAAAAGAGTTATTTAGAAATATAGCTTATTATGATTTACCTTATAAAACTCTTACAAAATCATATATAAATATTCAACACTATGCATCTATATACTTTAATAATCCAGCTGGCAAAAGTATCGGTCTTCAAAATGCTATACAAATATTAAATTTAGACCAGGATAAATCTTATCATAATGCTTTAAATGATGCTTATTATACAGCTCAAGTATTTATAAGAATTTATAATCCAAGTATAGTACCTGATGTTTATATGTATACTACTGTCAAATCATCTTCATCAAAAAGAAATAATAAAAAGCAAATTAATTATGATAAGCTATTTGCTGAATTTGCTAAAATTCTTCAAAGAGATTTAACCAAAGAAGAAAAAAAAATAATAGATTTAGCCTATAAGATGGGGAAAACCAACCAGTTTTTAACTGAATCAACCATATATAAAAAAAGATAG